A section of the Sedimentisphaera cyanobacteriorum genome encodes:
- a CDS encoding GIY-YIG nuclease family protein, whose amino-acid sequence MSDGFFPPRPKSRPTIYAYEDTNPQYAGLLKVGYTTVDAQSRVAQQYPTLRPGKPPYRIVLEEPAMRNDGTTFTDHHVHGMLRINGVKNEGGEWFRCTVEQVKAAIIAVRTGQLNEENRSLDFALRPEQEAAVEKTAAYFAAWRRDKANGDKPPHFLWNAKMRFGKTFAAYQLAKRMNWRKVLVLTFKPAVQSAWEEDLKQHVAFAGWQFIKPGGLTYEEADKGKPFVCFGSFQDYLGKNKSTGGIKTKNEWVHATNWDCVIFDEYHYGAWRENAKELFEAEDKKEMAFAEGEGLEDFDEEIMPITTEHYLYLSGTPFRAIASGEFIEEQIFNWTYSDEQRAKRDWEGENNPYACLPRMVLMTYQLPDAIREIAMQGEFDEFDLNVFFSAEGVGEHAKFKYEDEVQKWLDLIRGAFQAATVDNLKLGTKKPPMPYSDARLLNLLSHTFWFLPSVAACHAMRNLLAKKQNRFYQDYKILVAAGSAAGIGVAALPPVLDAMEDPLESKTITLSCGKLTTGVTVRPWTGIFMLRNASTPETYFQAAFRVQSPWTVANPDGDAPNREQIIKEECYVFDFAPDRALRQIADYSCRLNVDEANPEKKVEEFISFLPVLAYDGSSMKQIDAAGILDMAMSGTTATLLARRWESALLVNVDNDTLKRLMADEAAMKALMSIEGFRNLNQDIETIINKSEAVKKARKEKNDEDMTKEEKKELTEEEKEFKSKRKQIQEKLIKFATRVPIFMYLTDYRERCLKDVITQLEPGLFKKVTGLSVKDFELLVSLGVFNSALMNDAVYKFKRYEDASLSYTGINRHEGEDIGLYDTVLTPKDALKVFENVQAGAGYEFQRMG is encoded by the coding sequence ATGAGTGACGGCTTTTTCCCGCCGCGCCCGAAATCGCGGCCCACGATCTACGCCTACGAGGACACCAACCCGCAATACGCCGGGCTGCTCAAGGTGGGCTATACGACTGTGGACGCGCAGAGCCGCGTGGCGCAGCAGTATCCGACGCTGCGGCCCGGCAAGCCGCCCTACCGAATCGTGCTCGAAGAACCGGCCATGCGCAACGACGGGACCACCTTCACCGATCATCACGTCCACGGCATGTTGCGGATCAACGGCGTGAAGAACGAGGGCGGCGAGTGGTTCCGCTGCACGGTGGAGCAGGTCAAGGCGGCGATCATCGCCGTGCGCACCGGCCAACTGAACGAGGAGAACCGGTCGCTGGATTTCGCCCTGCGCCCCGAGCAGGAAGCGGCGGTCGAGAAGACGGCGGCCTACTTCGCCGCCTGGCGCAGGGACAAGGCCAACGGCGACAAGCCGCCGCATTTCCTGTGGAACGCCAAGATGCGCTTCGGCAAGACCTTCGCCGCCTATCAACTGGCGAAGCGGATGAACTGGCGCAAGGTGCTGGTGCTGACCTTCAAGCCGGCGGTGCAGAGCGCGTGGGAAGAGGACCTGAAGCAGCACGTCGCTTTCGCGGGTTGGCAGTTCATCAAGCCCGGCGGCCTGACCTATGAGGAGGCAGACAAGGGGAAGCCCTTCGTCTGCTTCGGCTCGTTTCAGGACTACCTGGGCAAGAACAAGAGCACGGGCGGCATCAAGACCAAGAACGAATGGGTTCACGCGACGAACTGGGATTGCGTGATCTTCGACGAATACCACTACGGCGCCTGGCGCGAGAACGCCAAGGAACTGTTCGAGGCAGAGGACAAGAAGGAGATGGCCTTCGCCGAGGGCGAGGGGCTGGAAGACTTTGACGAAGAGATCATGCCGATCACGACGGAGCACTACCTGTATCTGTCGGGCACGCCGTTCCGCGCCATCGCCTCGGGCGAGTTCATCGAGGAGCAAATCTTCAACTGGACCTATTCGGACGAGCAGCGCGCCAAGCGGGACTGGGAGGGCGAGAACAACCCCTACGCCTGCCTGCCGCGCATGGTGCTCATGACCTATCAGCTGCCCGACGCGATCCGGGAAATCGCCATGCAGGGCGAGTTCGACGAGTTCGACCTGAACGTGTTCTTTTCCGCCGAGGGGGTGGGCGAACACGCGAAGTTCAAGTATGAGGACGAAGTGCAGAAGTGGCTCGACCTGATCCGCGGCGCGTTTCAGGCGGCGACGGTGGACAACCTGAAGCTGGGGACGAAGAAGCCGCCGATGCCGTATTCCGATGCGCGGCTGCTGAATCTCCTATCGCATACCTTTTGGTTCCTGCCGAGCGTGGCGGCGTGTCATGCCATGCGCAACCTGCTGGCGAAGAAGCAGAATCGCTTCTATCAGGACTATAAGATCCTCGTGGCGGCGGGGAGCGCCGCCGGAATCGGCGTCGCCGCGCTGCCGCCGGTGCTGGACGCCATGGAAGACCCGCTGGAATCGAAGACCATCACCTTGTCATGCGGGAAGTTGACGACCGGCGTGACGGTGCGGCCCTGGACGGGCATCTTCATGCTGCGCAACGCTTCCACGCCGGAGACCTACTTTCAGGCGGCCTTTCGGGTGCAATCGCCCTGGACGGTGGCGAACCCCGACGGCGACGCGCCGAACCGCGAGCAGATCATCAAGGAGGAGTGTTACGTCTTCGACTTTGCGCCGGACCGTGCCTTGCGGCAGATCGCCGATTACAGTTGCCGCTTGAATGTGGACGAGGCCAACCCCGAGAAGAAGGTCGAGGAGTTCATCAGCTTCCTCCCGGTGCTGGCCTATGACGGCAGTTCGATGAAGCAGATCGACGCGGCGGGGATTCTCGACATGGCGATGAGCGGGACGACGGCGACGCTGCTGGCGCGGCGCTGGGAAAGCGCGCTGCTGGTGAATGTGGACAACGACACGCTGAAGCGGTTGATGGCGGACGAAGCGGCGATGAAGGCGCTGATGAGCATCGAGGGATTCCGCAACCTCAATCAGGACATCGAGACGATCATCAACAAGTCGGAAGCCGTGAAGAAGGCGCGTAAGGAAAAGAACGACGAGGACATGACGAAGGAAGAGAAGAAGGAACTGACCGAGGAAGAGAAGGAATTCAAGAGCAAGCGCAAGCAGATACAGGAGAAGCTCATCAAGTTCGCCACGCGCGTTCCGATCTTCATGTATCTGACCGACTATCGGGAGCGCTGCCTGAAGGACGTGATCACCCAACTGGAGCCGGGCTTGTTCAAGAAGGTGACGGGCCTGAGTGTGAAGGATTTCGAGTTGCTGGTGAGCCTCGGCGTCTTCAACAGCGCCCTGATGAACGACGCCGTCTACAAGTTCAAGCGTTACGAAGACGCCAGTCTGAGTTATACCGGCATCAACCGGCACGAGGGAGAAGACATCGGCCTCTACGATACAGTCCTCACTCCCAAGGATGCACTGAAGGTTTTCGAGAACGTACAGGCAGGTGCCGGATATGAATTTCAAAGAATGGGCTAA
- a CDS encoding ABC transporter ATP-binding protein yields the protein MLKIQDLTFTYTRQEKPALSNINLDISPGKLVLLTGPSGSGKSTLVHCINGLAPQHYGGKLDGEIWIAGRETAGKTLWQISELTGTVFQNPNTQFFQLTVEDEIAFGLEHSGLDRQEIKKRIDKAIEDIEIESLRNRDIFTLSSGEKQKVALASIIAMDQPLLLLDEPTANLDIPSIHELKKLLAKLKNQGRTIIVSEHRLWYLRGLADQVIVIKDGQLIYDGKPEILNSSQFRNEIGLRIWAKPPKITDSEHNNLRQRTVLDVSRLSGGAGNKKDILNNVNFSFNAGECIAIMGHNGVGKTMFSRLLTGLQKESHGIIKINGTALKHKSRIGQIGCVTQQAEQQLFSDTVLGELLLNPKDNATEADKAKDILRQYGLIALKDRHPQTLSGGEKQRLAIAASIAMNNEIIILDEPTSGMDMKRMKMLAQEVKNLCSQGILVIIITHDIELVSLCCDKIAWMENGTVAKTLERDQYNELFIKLLKFDRTERHNDEMHGCLLK from the coding sequence ATGCTGAAAATACAAGACTTAACATTTACATATACCCGGCAGGAGAAACCTGCTTTAAGCAATATCAATCTGGATATTTCACCGGGCAAGCTGGTGCTTTTGACCGGGCCTTCCGGCAGCGGAAAATCTACGCTTGTGCATTGCATCAACGGCCTGGCTCCGCAGCACTACGGAGGGAAGCTTGATGGAGAAATATGGATTGCCGGACGAGAAACCGCCGGAAAAACACTTTGGCAAATCAGTGAGTTGACAGGCACCGTATTTCAAAACCCCAATACCCAGTTTTTCCAGCTTACGGTCGAAGATGAAATCGCCTTTGGCCTTGAGCATTCAGGTCTTGACCGGCAGGAAATAAAAAAACGAATAGATAAAGCCATAGAAGATATTGAGATCGAGTCTCTTAGAAATCGAGATATTTTCACCCTGTCCTCCGGCGAAAAACAAAAGGTGGCCTTGGCATCTATCATTGCGATGGATCAGCCACTGCTTCTTCTGGATGAGCCGACGGCAAATCTCGATATCCCCTCAATTCATGAATTGAAAAAACTGCTGGCCAAATTAAAGAATCAAGGCAGGACAATTATCGTTTCCGAACATCGACTGTGGTATTTAAGAGGCCTTGCCGATCAGGTGATCGTAATTAAAGACGGACAACTGATTTATGACGGAAAACCGGAAATACTGAATTCATCTCAATTCCGCAATGAAATTGGTTTACGCATATGGGCTAAGCCTCCGAAAATTACTGATTCCGAACATAATAATCTCAGACAGCGGACCGTACTGGATGTAAGCCGTCTTTCAGGGGGAGCAGGAAATAAAAAAGACATTCTCAACAACGTGAACTTTTCATTCAACGCAGGCGAATGCATTGCCATTATGGGGCATAATGGAGTTGGTAAGACAATGTTTTCTCGCTTACTGACCGGCTTGCAAAAAGAGAGCCATGGAATCATTAAAATCAACGGCACTGCTTTAAAGCACAAAAGCCGAATCGGACAGATCGGATGTGTTACCCAGCAGGCTGAACAGCAGTTATTCTCTGATACGGTTCTTGGTGAATTACTTCTTAATCCAAAAGACAATGCGACGGAGGCCGATAAAGCAAAAGATATTTTAAGGCAATATGGTCTGATTGCCTTGAAAGACCGTCACCCGCAAACCCTCTCCGGCGGCGAAAAACAGCGTTTGGCAATTGCCGCCTCAATTGCAATGAATAATGAAATAATAATCCTCGACGAACCCACCAGCGGCATGGATATGAAGAGGATGAAAATGCTCGCTCAGGAAGTTAAGAATCTGTGCAGTCAGGGCATACTTGTCATTATCATTACACATGATATCGAATTGGTCTCGCTATGCTGCGACAAGATAGCCTGGATGGAAAATGGAACCGTTGCCAAAACGTTAGAACGCGATCAATATAATGAATTATTTATTAAACTATTGAAATTTGACAGAACAGAAAGGCATAATGATGAAATGCATGGTTGTTTACTCAAGTAA
- a CDS encoding flavodoxin family protein, whose protein sequence is MMKCMVVYSSKTGNTKIIAEAIHKALPQDTELYPVENAPSSDHYDFIAVGGWVDKGMPDEAIQNYMQKIHKKSIGIFLTLGAYPDSQHAAESLQKACELLNDNTILGSFICQGKVDPKLIEMMAKMTKDKPEHPHAMNDERKARLAEAAKHPNDQDCRNAAETFKKMIEELKGQSNA, encoded by the coding sequence ATGATGAAATGCATGGTTGTTTACTCAAGTAAAACCGGAAATACAAAAATAATTGCTGAGGCGATCCATAAGGCATTGCCCCAGGACACGGAGCTTTATCCTGTGGAAAACGCCCCCTCTTCTGATCATTACGATTTCATTGCAGTTGGCGGTTGGGTTGATAAAGGAATGCCCGATGAGGCAATACAAAACTATATGCAGAAAATCCATAAAAAAAGTATTGGAATATTTTTGACACTGGGTGCCTATCCTGATTCTCAACATGCTGCGGAATCTTTGCAGAAAGCATGCGAATTATTAAATGACAATACAATTCTCGGATCATTTATTTGTCAGGGCAAGGTTGACCCTAAGCTCATAGAGATGATGGCTAAAATGACAAAAGACAAGCCGGAACACCCCCATGCCATGAATGATGAAAGAAAGGCCAGGTTAGCCGAAGCTGCCAAACACCCCAACGATCAGGACTGCCGAAATGCCGCAGAGACTTTTAAAAAAATGATCGAAGAATTAAAGGGGCAATCCAATGCGTAA
- a CDS encoding pyridoxamine 5'-phosphate oxidase family protein, protein MRKMTETEINELVKNSNWATICTVTPDGLPYAIEATYFIDGKYIGFMINPRGRTMQNLKHNPNLILKITQASGDLSKWAGVSLFGTGQNITDSDAIRKGWELLGEVMNTDYTTVTEKCNNTEQRSPYLKCTISQITGRSS, encoded by the coding sequence ATGCGTAAAATGACCGAAACGGAAATTAACGAACTCGTAAAGAATTCAAATTGGGCAACCATTTGCACGGTTACTCCTGATGGGCTTCCTTACGCAATCGAAGCCACCTATTTTATCGATGGCAAATACATTGGCTTTATGATCAACCCGAGAGGTAGGACAATGCAAAACCTAAAGCATAATCCGAACCTAATCCTAAAAATAACTCAGGCCAGTGGCGATCTTTCCAAATGGGCAGGAGTGAGCCTCTTTGGAACAGGCCAAAATATAACTGATTCTGATGCAATTCGAAAAGGCTGGGAGCTACTCGGAGAGGTTATGAATACTGATTACACCACAGTTACAGAAAAATGCAATAATACGGAACAACGTTCGCCTTATCTCAAATGCACGATCTCTCAGATTACAGGGAGGAGTAGCTGA
- the istA gene encoding IS21 family transposase: protein MDQWIELRRQIRNGEVSLRQLERETGIHRQTLRKIRDNSEPPGYRRTKPAGKTKIGPYLGRIKEIIDADKQMPKKQRHTAKKILETLESEGFTGSYTIVKDAVRQIKKTSREVFMPLSQRPGEAQVDFGHALTSFDGTLKKIVFFVMTMVHSDAMFVMAFPRECTEAFLEAHVRAFKFFGCVPRRIIYDNTRVAITKILKHHKRKYTSEFKRLISHYLFEPHFCNVRRPNEKGIVEGSVKYSRLNFMVPVPQVTDYDDLNRLLYNCCQSDLKRILRGKRSLSKEQLLAEDRVAAIALPDDTFDYRKSASTFASSESLVRYDTNDYSVPVSSAHHQTTIKASVSFIEVYQQDRLIARHRRCWDRERQIFDPMHYLELLERKPGSLDHARPLEDWSLPRCFNTYRRCLEANRENGTREYIQILLLLNKYSIRQISKAICKALNHRIYCYCAVQQFLLTAEDYAFTTFSLAGRDHLRHIVVRQTSVADYRSLTQGGCHVKRA, encoded by the coding sequence ATGGATCAATGGATCGAGTTAAGGCGTCAAATTCGTAATGGAGAGGTTTCCCTCCGTCAGTTGGAGCGGGAGACAGGTATTCACCGGCAGACCCTGCGTAAAATCCGGGACAACAGTGAGCCGCCGGGCTACCGGCGTACCAAGCCGGCTGGAAAGACCAAGATTGGTCCGTATCTGGGTCGCATCAAGGAGATCATTGACGCTGACAAGCAGATGCCTAAAAAGCAGCGTCACACAGCCAAGAAGATTTTAGAGACGCTGGAGTCTGAAGGATTTACCGGCAGTTACACGATCGTCAAAGATGCCGTCCGCCAGATTAAAAAGACTTCCCGGGAAGTGTTCATGCCACTGAGCCAGCGACCGGGCGAGGCGCAGGTGGATTTCGGCCATGCCCTGACCAGCTTCGACGGCACCCTGAAAAAAATCGTATTCTTTGTCATGACCATGGTTCATTCGGATGCGATGTTCGTAATGGCGTTTCCCCGTGAATGTACCGAAGCTTTTCTGGAGGCCCATGTACGGGCGTTTAAGTTCTTCGGCTGTGTTCCCAGGCGGATCATTTATGATAATACCCGTGTAGCTATTACAAAGATACTGAAACATCATAAACGCAAATATACCAGTGAGTTTAAGCGACTCATCAGTCATTACCTGTTCGAGCCTCACTTCTGTAACGTTCGAAGACCCAACGAGAAGGGTATTGTCGAAGGCAGTGTCAAGTATTCCAGGCTCAACTTCATGGTCCCCGTGCCGCAGGTTACCGATTACGATGACCTCAATCGGCTCTTGTATAACTGCTGCCAATCCGACCTGAAGCGTATCCTCCGCGGCAAACGTTCTCTCAGTAAAGAACAGTTGCTGGCCGAAGACCGTGTCGCAGCCATCGCGTTGCCGGATGACACGTTTGACTACCGCAAATCGGCATCGACATTTGCCAGCAGTGAATCACTTGTCCGTTATGACACCAACGATTATTCAGTCCCGGTAAGTTCAGCTCATCATCAGACGACGATCAAGGCGTCAGTCAGCTTTATCGAGGTCTATCAACAGGACCGGCTCATCGCCAGGCACCGTCGCTGCTGGGACCGAGAACGGCAGATATTCGATCCGATGCACTATTTAGAGCTTTTGGAACGCAAGCCGGGTTCCCTGGATCATGCTCGTCCTCTGGAGGATTGGTCGCTGCCGAGATGTTTTAACACGTATCGCCGATGTCTTGAGGCGAATCGTGAAAACGGCACCAGGGAATATATCCAGATATTGCTCTTGCTGAACAAATATTCAATCCGACAAATATCGAAAGCCATCTGCAAGGCCCTCAATCATCGGATCTACTGTTATTGTGCGGTGCAGCAGTTCCTGCTGACGGCTGAAGATTATGCCTTTACGACCTTCAGCCTTGCCGGGCGGGACCATCTTCGTCACATTGTGGTTCGTCAGACCTCAGTTGCCGATTATCGTTCACTGACACAGGGAGGCTGTCATGTCAAAAGAGCGTAA
- the istB gene encoding IS21-like element helper ATPase IstB — protein sequence MSKERKSTVLLQHHLKQLKLPTMLKEYPLLAKSCSREKCDYPTYLLRLCEKEVADRQRRAMDRRIKAAKFPLLKTIDSFDFASQKSVNEPLVRELLRCEFIDQYENVLLIGNSGTGKTHLATALGFAACCQGCKVRFFGCTALVTQLLEAREDRQLQRMLTQLQKQDLLILDELGYVPFSKAGSELLFEVVSRAYERQSLIVTTNLPFENWTEVCGSERLTGAMLDRLTHRVHIIEANGSSYRLDQSRKRLAKQQKRAAEN from the coding sequence ATGTCAAAAGAGCGTAAATCGACCGTGCTGCTGCAACATCATCTCAAGCAGTTGAAACTTCCGACCATGCTTAAAGAATATCCGCTGCTGGCCAAATCCTGCAGCCGGGAAAAATGTGATTACCCGACTTACCTGCTGCGGCTGTGCGAAAAAGAGGTTGCCGACCGGCAGCGGCGTGCGATGGACCGGCGAATCAAGGCAGCGAAGTTCCCGTTGCTCAAAACCATTGACAGCTTTGACTTTGCCTCACAGAAGTCCGTCAACGAACCGCTCGTCCGGGAGTTATTACGGTGCGAGTTCATTGATCAATATGAAAATGTATTACTGATCGGCAACAGCGGAACGGGCAAGACCCATCTGGCCACTGCACTGGGGTTCGCTGCCTGTTGTCAGGGCTGCAAAGTCCGATTCTTCGGATGCACGGCATTGGTGACACAGTTACTGGAAGCTCGGGAAGATCGGCAGTTGCAGCGAATGCTGACACAGCTCCAAAAACAGGACCTGCTGATCCTGGATGAACTGGGCTATGTGCCATTCAGCAAAGCCGGTTCTGAGTTGCTCTTTGAGGTCGTCAGCCGGGCTTACGAACGGCAGAGCCTGATCGTGACGACCAACCTTCCGTTCGAGAACTGGACTGAAGTGTGCGGCTCCGAGAGGCTCACCGGGGCGATGTTGGATCGGCTCACGCACCGGGTCCATATCATCGAGGCCAACGGTAGTAGTTATCGGCTTGATCAGAGCCGTAAACGCCTGGCAAAACAGCAGAAAAGAGCTGCCGAGAATTGA
- a CDS encoding PEP-CTERM sorting domain-containing protein (PEP-CTERM proteins occur, often in large numbers, in the proteomes of bacteria that also encode an exosortase, a predicted intramembrane cysteine proteinase. The presence of a PEP-CTERM domain at a protein's C-terminus predicts cleavage within the sorting domain, followed by covalent anchoring to some some component of the (usually Gram-negative) cell surface. Many PEP-CTERM proteins exhibit an unusual sequence composition that includes large numbers of potential glycosylation sites. Expression of one such protein has been shown restore the ability of a bacterium to form floc, a type of biofilm.): protein MKKLICLAVISCCFVTPAIATPYYFESGSGKDVWVDVEGWAGSGANESILVVDWNIYSGPYQTESHAFGYRWDGTAYVSDMLDALHDDGVFTVSSGYGGAFLNDIVYNDGVDNHTHADQIGSWNLASTDDPYAQWGAMSGGWTTLGDWEANQAGYDQELLADGQLEGINAIDWFGGNPNAYFLDVPIVPEPATLALLGMGGLLLRRKRHA from the coding sequence ATGAAGAAGTTAATTTGTTTAGCAGTTATTAGCTGCTGTTTTGTCACACCAGCAATTGCGACGCCGTACTATTTTGAAAGCGGTTCCGGCAAGGATGTCTGGGTGGATGTGGAAGGTTGGGCTGGCAGCGGGGCAAACGAGTCGATTCTGGTCGTGGACTGGAATATCTATTCAGGTCCCTACCAAACTGAATCGCACGCGTTCGGCTACCGCTGGGACGGCACGGCGTACGTATCGGATATGCTTGACGCATTGCACGATGACGGCGTATTCACCGTAAGCTCCGGTTATGGCGGGGCGTTCCTCAACGACATCGTTTACAACGACGGTGTCGATAACCATACGCACGCCGATCAAATAGGAAGCTGGAATCTTGCCAGCACGGACGATCCCTATGCACAGTGGGGTGCGATGAGTGGGGGTTGGACCACATTGGGTGACTGGGAGGCCAATCAGGCCGGATATGACCAGGAGTTGCTTGCGGATGGTCAGCTCGAAGGCATCAACGCGATTGATTGGTTCGGCGGGAACCCCAACGCATACTTCCTGGATGTGCCGATCGTTCCCGAGCCGGCGACGCTTGCTCTGCTGGGAATGGGCGGACTTTTGCTTAGAAGGAAAAGGCACGCTTAA